In one Erythrobacteraceae bacterium WH01K genomic region, the following are encoded:
- the rplC gene encoding 50S ribosomal protein L3 gives MRTGVIAKKVGMTRLFQEDGRHVPVTVLALENCQVTAHRTAERDGYSALQVGAGEAKQKNVAKPQREAFGKAEVGLKMKVAEFRLDSDEGLLPVGARISADHFVAGQKVDVTGHTQGKGFAGAMKRWGFGGLRATHGVSISHRSHGSTGNRQDPGRVFKGKKMAGHMGDRQRTQQNLEIVRTDAERGLLFVRGSVPGAKNSWMMVRDAVKAKHGELPFPGVMYRNQEEFASEEVDPGLIASEAEQEVGTAVDAETQEKLMAQQDAGADAETGAAEDNSTTPSVDKDAGESKES, from the coding sequence ATGCGCACTGGCGTGATCGCTAAGAAAGTCGGGATGACCCGCCTGTTCCAGGAGGATGGCCGGCACGTGCCCGTCACCGTCCTGGCGCTGGAAAACTGCCAGGTGACCGCTCACCGCACGGCCGAACGCGACGGTTATTCCGCGCTTCAGGTCGGCGCTGGCGAAGCCAAGCAGAAGAACGTTGCCAAGCCGCAGCGTGAAGCCTTCGGCAAGGCCGAAGTCGGCCTCAAGATGAAGGTCGCAGAATTCCGCCTCGACAGTGACGAGGGTCTTCTCCCCGTCGGTGCCCGTATCAGCGCGGATCACTTCGTCGCCGGCCAGAAGGTCGACGTGACCGGGCACACGCAGGGCAAGGGCTTTGCCGGTGCCATGAAGCGTTGGGGCTTCGGTGGTCTGCGTGCGACGCACGGCGTTTCCATCTCGCACCGCTCGCACGGTTCGACGGGTAACCGCCAGGATCCTGGCCGCGTGTTCAAGGGCAAGAAGATGGCCGGCCACATGGGCGACCGTCAGCGCACGCAGCAGAACCTCGAGATCGTCCGCACGGACGCCGAGCGTGGCCTGCTGTTCGTGCGCGGTTCCGTCCCCGGCGCCAAGAACAGCTGGATGATGGTCCGCGATGCGGTCAAGGCCAAGCACGGCGAACTGCCGTTCCCCGGCGTGATGTATCGCAACCAGGAAGAGTTCGCTTCGGAAGAAGTCGATCCCGGCCTGATCGCCAGCGAAGCCGAGCAGGAAGTCGGCACCGCCGTCGATGCGGAAACGCAGGAAAAGCTGATGGCACAGCAGGATGCTGGTGCCGATGCCGAAACCGGCGCAGCCGAAGACAACAGCACCACGCCGAGCGTCGACAAGGACGCCGGTGAAAGCAAGGAGTCCTGA
- the rpsJ gene encoding 30S ribosomal protein S10, which yields MEAQNIRIRLKAFDHRVLDQATGEIAETARRTGALIRGPIPMPTRIEKFTVNRGPHIDKKSREQFEVRTYKRLLDIVQPNAQTVDALMKLDLAAGVNVEIKLA from the coding sequence ATGGAAGCTCAGAATATTCGTATTCGCCTCAAGGCGTTTGATCATCGCGTTCTCGACCAGGCAACTGGCGAAATTGCGGAAACCGCACGCCGCACGGGTGCGCTTATTCGTGGTCCCATTCCCATGCCGACGCGTATCGAGAAGTTCACCGTGAACCGCGGCCCGCACATCGACAAGAAGTCGCGCGAGCAGTTCGAGGTGCGCACCTACAAGCGGCTGCTCGACATCGTGCAGCCGAACGCCCAGACGGTCGATGCGCTGATGAAGCTTGATCTTGCCGCTGGCGTGAACGTGGAAATCAAGCTCGCTTGA